Proteins encoded within one genomic window of Natator depressus isolate rNatDep1 chromosome 1, rNatDep2.hap1, whole genome shotgun sequence:
- the TMEM209 gene encoding transmembrane protein 209 has translation MMQGEQSPATSLIDRTIKMRKETEARKVVLAWGLLNVSVAGMIYTEMTGKLISSYYNITYWPLWYIELALASLFSLNALFDFWRYFKYTVAPTSLVMSPGQQTLLGLQNASVQTTPPRELVTKKVPSSTPSPPIQGQSVLSYSPSRSPNTSPKFATGCVTGYSPQLQALSGSSSSYSTAVTYSPNSNYSKVSSFSPSPGGSPYPTSIGPVESSGLRSRYRSSPTVYNSPIGKEDYMTDLKSLDSFLQSEEEKQHRVQLGSSDSSSPSSSPTLWNYSRSMGDYAQMLRKFQYQLACRSQAPSAHKDEADLSSKQAAEEVWLRVIMNRQLLNHVDSWTAKFRNWINETILVPLVQEIDSVSTQLRRMGCPELQIGEASISSLKQAALVKAPLIPTLNTIVQYLDLTPNQEYLVERIKELSQGGCMSSFRWNRGGDFKGRKWDTDLPTDSAIIMHVFCTYLDSRLPPHPKYPDGKTFTSQHFIQTPDKPDVSNENVICIHQSTINPPHYELIYQCQVYNLPKGRNNMFHTLLMFLCIIKTKESGMLGRVNLGLSGVNILWILGD, from the exons ATGATGCAGGGGGAACAGAGTCCAGCTACTTCCCTCATTGACAGAACCATCAAGATGAGGAAGGAGACTGAGGCCAGAAAAGTGGTTTTGGCTTGGGGACTCCTTAATGTGTCAGTTGCAGGCATGAtttatactgaaat gaCTGGAAAACTGATAAGTTCATATTATAACATTACATACTGGCCACTGTGGTATATTG AACTTGCACTTGCATCTTTGTTCAGTCTGAATGCCTTATTTGATTTCTGGAGGTATTTCAAATACACTGTGGCACCAACTAGCTTAGTTATGAGTCCTGGACAGCAGACCCTTCTTGGGCTTCAGAATGCAT CAGTACAAACAACTCCGCCCCGTGAGCTAGTGACCAAGAAAGTCCCTTCTTCAACACCTTCTCCTCCAATCCAGGGTCAGAGCGTGCTGAGTTACAGCCCATCCCGCTCACCTAATACCAGCCCAAAGTTTGCCACTGGTTGCGTGACTGGGTACAGCCCTCAGCTACAAGCTTTGTCAGGCAGCAGCAGTTCTTATAGCACTGCTGTGACCTACTCACCAAACAGCAACTACAGTAAG GTATCCAGCTTCAGTCCCTCCCCTGGTGGCTCACCATACCCCACCAGCATTGGACCAGTGGAAAGCAGCGGGCTGAGGTCTCGGTACCGTTCTTCTCCAACTGTGTATAACTCGCCTATTGGCAAAGAAGATTATATGACAGACCTAAAGTCCCTGGACAGCTTCCTTCAAAGTGAAGAAGAGAAGCAACATCGAGTTCAGCTGG GGAGTTCAGATTCCAGCTCTCCTTCCAGCAGTCCGACTCTTTGGAACTACAGCCGTTCCATGGGAGACTATGCACAAATGCTGAGGAAGTTCCAGTACCAGCTGGCCTGCAGGTCCCAAGCCCCATCAGCACACAAAGATGAAGCTGATCTGAGCTCTAAGCAGGCTGCAGAAGAG GTTTGGTTGAGGGTGATAATGAATCGACAACTACTCAATCATGTGGACTCATGGACAGCTAAGTTCAGAAAT TGGATTAACGAGACTATTTTAGTGCCACTTGTGCAAGAGATTGATTCTGTGAGCACTCAGCTGAGAAGAATGGGGTGTCCAGAGTTGCAGATTGGAG AAGCTAGTATTAGCAGTCTGAAACAAGCTGCTCTTGTTAAAGCTCCACTCATCCCGACACTGAACACTATAGTGCAGTACCTGGACCTTACACCAAACCAGGAATATTTGGTTGAAAGAATCAAAG AGCTTTCTCAGGGAGGATGCATGAGTTCATTCCGATGGAACAGAGGAGGGGACTTCAAGGGCCGTAAATGGGATACTGATTTGCCCACTGATTCTGCT ATCATTATGCACGTGTTCTGCACTTATCTTGACTCCAGGCTGCCTCCTCACCCAAAATATCCTGATGGCAAAACATTTACCTCACAACACTTCATTCAAACACCAGATAAGCCAG ATGTTTCAAATGAGAATGTTATTTGCATCCACCAGAGCACCATCAACCCTCCCCACTATGAGCTTATCTACCAGTGCCAAGTTTACAACTTACCCAAG GGCAGAAACAACATGTTCCATACCTTGCTTATGTTCCTGTGCATCATAAAGACAAAAGAATCTGGGATGCTCGG GCGAGTAAATCTTGGCTTATCAGGAGTGAATATTCTGTGGATCTTGGGAGACTAG